One genomic region from Stackebrandtia nassauensis DSM 44728 encodes:
- a CDS encoding coiled-coil domain-containing protein, whose protein sequence is MTRRSVRSALIVAIAAAVSLLLVPMSSPAYAEDEVHKLEKKLEKAAEAYKDAKKDLKDAEKKQKKLKKDIKDGEKKVEELTDEINDFAQAAYLSGGLPTATAILTSGSPQEAVRSLSTMSFLGEDAADELEDFLAAAEELEADKDALDDEIEKAKKAVKKKKKAQDSLKDQIDEINGGPSNGSGGAAGQGPGGGGSCSETDPTGTGGCVTPTLLHAYNEAQDAGYTRYTKCFRNQDSGEHGKGRACDFAASEGGFGSDATGGDQTYGDNLAGWFVNNADALGVYYVIWDNQIWMEGTGWGNYSSGHTGNPSQDHTDHVHLSVNL, encoded by the coding sequence TTGACGAGACGTTCTGTCCGCAGCGCGCTGATAGTCGCGATCGCCGCGGCGGTCTCGCTTCTTCTCGTGCCGATGTCGTCGCCCGCGTATGCCGAGGACGAGGTCCACAAGCTGGAGAAGAAGCTCGAGAAAGCCGCCGAGGCGTACAAGGACGCCAAGAAGGACCTCAAGGACGCCGAGAAGAAGCAGAAGAAGCTGAAGAAGGACATCAAGGACGGCGAGAAGAAGGTCGAGGAGCTCACCGACGAGATCAACGACTTCGCTCAGGCCGCCTACCTCAGCGGTGGGCTGCCGACCGCCACGGCCATCCTGACGTCCGGCTCCCCGCAGGAAGCCGTGCGCAGCCTCTCCACCATGAGCTTCCTGGGTGAGGACGCCGCCGACGAGCTCGAGGACTTCCTCGCCGCGGCGGAGGAACTCGAGGCCGACAAGGACGCCCTCGACGACGAGATCGAAAAGGCCAAGAAGGCCGTCAAGAAAAAGAAGAAGGCACAGGACAGCCTCAAGGACCAGATCGACGAGATCAACGGCGGTCCGTCCAACGGCAGCGGCGGCGCGGCTGGGCAGGGCCCCGGCGGTGGCGGCAGCTGTTCCGAGACCGACCCCACCGGCACCGGCGGCTGTGTCACCCCGACGCTGCTGCACGCCTACAACGAGGCCCAGGACGCCGGATACACCCGTTACACGAAGTGCTTCCGCAACCAGGACTCCGGCGAACACGGCAAGGGACGCGCCTGCGACTTCGCCGCGTCCGAGGGCGGCTTCGGCTCCGACGCCACCGGCGGCGACCAGACCTACGGCGACAACCTCGCCGGATGGTTCGTCAACAACGCCGACGCACTGGGCGTCTACTACGTCATCTGGGACAATCAGATCTGGATGGAGGGCACCGGCTGGGGTAACTACTCCAGTGGTCACACCGGTAATCCGTCCCAGGATCACACCGACCACGTCCATCTTTCGGTGAACTTATGA
- a CDS encoding coiled-coil domain-containing protein has protein sequence MTNPSVRRRILSLVMVGLCALVLSVFVAPAEAVAKEGNVNKKLDKAIDEYQEAKQDLAKSKGRKKTIKKDIADTKKDVKRLKVEVNEFAAAAYKSGGLPPAVEILSAGDPDTAVDTIAMTSYLGEQSGRKLSQLVNAKEDLAAEEESLDDEIDKGEKAEKKMKDLRDKAARDVAAGGGDAVTGPAASSAPPAEAAPRNSDGSWPDEGCTQDDPTTGGCISPRMEHALEQAVIVGYNKKTSCYRPYEDGGDHNEGKACDFTVGSNGAAASGDAKTYGDHTADWFVQNADALGVRVVIWYNMIWNPLRGGWHAYDGGGTGDPNSDHTNHVHVSILLAGLGRADGAAELLTAPAGFSRSPPWSSCAASPAGGTSR, from the coding sequence GTGACCAACCCTTCCGTGCGTCGCCGAATACTGTCGCTGGTGATGGTCGGGCTATGCGCTCTGGTGTTGAGCGTCTTCGTCGCCCCCGCTGAGGCGGTGGCGAAGGAGGGCAACGTCAACAAGAAGCTCGACAAGGCCATCGACGAGTATCAGGAAGCCAAACAGGACCTCGCCAAGTCCAAGGGCCGCAAGAAGACCATCAAGAAGGACATCGCCGACACCAAGAAGGACGTCAAGCGTCTGAAGGTCGAGGTCAACGAGTTCGCGGCCGCCGCCTACAAGAGCGGCGGCCTGCCACCGGCGGTGGAGATCCTGTCGGCGGGTGACCCCGACACGGCCGTCGACACCATCGCGATGACCAGTTACCTGGGCGAACAGTCGGGTCGCAAACTCAGCCAGCTCGTCAACGCCAAGGAGGACCTCGCCGCCGAGGAGGAATCACTCGACGACGAGATCGACAAGGGCGAGAAGGCCGAGAAGAAGATGAAGGACCTGCGTGACAAGGCGGCCCGGGACGTGGCCGCCGGAGGCGGGGACGCCGTCACCGGGCCCGCCGCCAGCAGCGCTCCACCGGCCGAAGCGGCGCCGCGCAACTCCGACGGCTCCTGGCCGGACGAGGGCTGTACCCAGGACGATCCGACCACCGGCGGCTGCATCTCGCCGCGGATGGAACACGCCCTGGAGCAGGCGGTCATCGTGGGCTACAACAAGAAGACCTCGTGCTATCGCCCCTATGAGGACGGTGGTGACCACAACGAGGGCAAGGCCTGCGACTTCACGGTCGGCTCCAACGGGGCCGCCGCCAGCGGGGACGCCAAGACCTACGGCGACCACACCGCCGACTGGTTCGTCCAGAACGCCGACGCCCTGGGTGTCCGGGTCGTCATCTGGTACAACATGATCTGGAATCCGCTGCGGGGCGGCTGGCACGCCTACGACGGCGGCGGTACCGGAGATCCCAACTCCGACCACACCAACCACGTACACGTGTCGATCTTGTTAGCCGGGCTCGGCCGCGCCGATGGCGCGGCCGAGCTTCTCACGGCTCCAGCGGGATTCAGTCGAAGTCCACCATGGAGTAGTTGCGCAGCTTCTCCAGCCGGTGGAACGAGTCGATGA
- a CDS encoding glycogen debranching protein, giving the protein MSAKPRLITTLAACLVTAAGLLVASSAQAEAAPPLGAHYDDSGQNITFAVHSAAATRMDVYLYAKAEGADENLKVSLTEASDVYSGSVSVADLNEAGITGDVYYGYRAWGPNWTFDESWKPGSEAGFGSDVDADGNRFNPNKLLLDPYTTEVSHDPLRDGMTDEGVYASGPEHRVKDSGKVAPKGIVLADAGGDTGSAPTRPLKDDVVYEVHLRGLTKNDPDVPEGERGTYAGAARKAAELAELGVTAVEFLPLAEGPNDQNDATADSTEGDNYWGYQSLNFFAPDRRYASNKSPGGPTAEFKRMVKAFHDAGLKVFVDVVYNHTGEGYAWESGDKNTYNLLSYRGLDNPSYYSLTADKQGSWDNTGVGGNFNTFNPAAKGVIVDSLRYWRETLGVDGFRHDLASVLGNTCQHGCFKYERDNPDTALNAITDAMPARPADGGAGTDWIAEPWAIGDGTYQVGNFPKGWSEWNDKYRDTWRADQNKLGVEKVTPGQLATRIAGSSDLYGDDGRKPSASVNFTVAHDGFTLKDLYSCNDKDNGQSWPYGPSDGGSDNNLSWDHGGDAAAQRQAARTGMASLLTSAGTPMMTGGDEHLRSVRCNNNPYNLDSEANWLNHSPDADQSAFGDFTAGMLDFRSAHPALRPDDFYSGSDGNGNGMADLDWFTPAGAKPDAGYFDSADNHALGWRLDGTEFGDPYDAIYIGYNGWSGKVDFTLPDPPQGKTWHRVTDTASFAEGPGQVAKPGSEEKLDGATYGVNGRSMVVLIAK; this is encoded by the coding sequence ATGTCCGCGAAACCGCGCCTGATAACAACTCTGGCCGCCTGTCTGGTCACCGCCGCCGGGTTGCTGGTCGCCTCCAGTGCCCAGGCCGAGGCCGCTCCGCCGCTGGGCGCGCACTATGACGATTCGGGGCAGAACATCACCTTCGCCGTGCACTCGGCGGCGGCCACCCGGATGGACGTGTACCTGTACGCCAAAGCCGAAGGCGCGGACGAGAACCTGAAGGTCTCCCTGACCGAGGCGTCCGACGTGTACTCCGGTTCGGTGTCGGTCGCCGACCTCAACGAGGCGGGTATCACCGGGGACGTCTACTACGGCTACCGCGCCTGGGGTCCGAACTGGACGTTCGACGAGTCGTGGAAACCCGGCAGCGAGGCGGGTTTCGGCAGCGACGTCGACGCCGACGGCAATCGCTTCAACCCGAACAAGCTGCTGCTCGACCCGTATACGACCGAGGTGAGTCATGATCCGTTGCGGGACGGCATGACCGACGAGGGCGTCTACGCGTCCGGGCCGGAACATCGGGTCAAGGACAGCGGGAAGGTCGCTCCGAAGGGGATCGTGCTGGCCGACGCCGGTGGTGACACCGGTTCGGCGCCGACGCGCCCGCTGAAGGACGACGTCGTCTACGAGGTTCACCTGCGCGGCTTGACGAAGAACGATCCCGACGTCCCGGAAGGTGAGCGCGGGACCTACGCCGGGGCGGCCCGCAAGGCCGCCGAGCTGGCCGAACTGGGGGTCACGGCGGTGGAGTTCCTGCCGTTGGCCGAGGGACCCAACGACCAGAACGACGCCACAGCCGACAGCACCGAGGGCGACAACTACTGGGGCTACCAGAGTCTCAACTTCTTCGCCCCGGATCGCCGCTACGCCAGTAACAAGAGCCCCGGCGGCCCGACGGCGGAGTTCAAGCGGATGGTGAAGGCGTTCCACGACGCGGGCCTGAAGGTGTTCGTCGACGTCGTCTACAACCACACCGGCGAGGGATACGCGTGGGAAAGCGGCGACAAGAACACCTACAACCTGTTGTCCTACCGGGGACTGGACAACCCGAGCTACTACTCGCTGACCGCTGACAAGCAGGGCTCGTGGGACAACACCGGCGTGGGCGGGAACTTCAACACCTTCAACCCGGCGGCCAAGGGCGTCATCGTGGACTCCCTGAGGTACTGGCGCGAAACCCTTGGCGTGGACGGCTTCCGGCACGACCTCGCGTCGGTGCTGGGCAACACCTGCCAGCACGGCTGCTTCAAGTACGAGCGCGACAACCCCGACACCGCGCTCAACGCGATCACCGACGCCATGCCCGCCCGTCCGGCCGACGGCGGGGCGGGGACCGACTGGATCGCCGAGCCCTGGGCCATTGGCGACGGTACCTACCAGGTCGGGAACTTCCCGAAGGGCTGGTCGGAGTGGAACGACAAGTACCGCGACACCTGGCGCGCCGACCAGAACAAGCTCGGCGTCGAGAAGGTGACGCCGGGCCAGCTGGCGACCCGGATCGCGGGATCGTCTGACCTGTACGGCGACGACGGCCGCAAACCCTCGGCGTCGGTGAACTTCACCGTCGCCCACGACGGGTTCACGCTGAAGGACCTGTATTCCTGTAACGACAAGGACAACGGACAGTCCTGGCCCTACGGCCCCTCCGACGGCGGCAGTGACAACAACCTGTCGTGGGACCACGGCGGCGATGCCGCCGCCCAGCGCCAGGCCGCGCGCACCGGCATGGCGTCGCTGCTGACCTCGGCGGGAACCCCGATGATGACCGGCGGCGACGAACACCTGCGTTCGGTGCGGTGCAACAACAACCCGTACAACCTGGACTCCGAGGCCAACTGGCTCAACCATTCCCCGGACGCGGACCAAAGCGCGTTCGGGGACTTCACGGCCGGGATGCTGGACTTCCGTTCGGCTCACCCCGCACTGCGTCCGGATGACTTCTATTCCGGGTCGGACGGCAACGGCAACGGCATGGCCGACCTGGACTGGTTCACCCCGGCCGGTGCGAAGCCGGACGCCGGGTACTTCGACAGCGCCGACAACCACGCGCTGGGCTGGCGGCTGGACGGGACCGAGTTCGGCGACCCGTACGACGCGATCTACATCGGATACAACGGCTGGTCCGGCAAGGTCGACTTCACGCTGCCCGACCCACCGCAGGGCAAGACCTGGCACCGGGTCACCGACACCGCGTCCTTCGCCGAGGGCCCGGGACAGGTGGCCAAGCCGGGCAGCGAGGAGAAGCTGGACGGCGCCACCTACGGCGTCAACGGCCGCAGCATGGTGGTCCTGATCGCGAAGTAG
- a CDS encoding MmcQ/YjbR family DNA-binding protein, with amino-acid sequence MTDDPIERLRPLCLALPEATERPSHGEPAWFVRDKKLFVMAAQHHHDDRLGFWCAAAPGEAAALVAGDPRRFFIPPYVGHRGWLGVYLDVDGVDWDEIAEIVTDAYRHVAPKRLVALLED; translated from the coding sequence ATGACCGACGACCCGATCGAGCGACTGCGTCCACTGTGTCTCGCGTTGCCGGAGGCCACCGAGCGGCCCAGCCACGGGGAGCCCGCGTGGTTCGTCCGGGACAAGAAGCTGTTCGTCATGGCCGCCCAGCATCACCACGACGATCGGCTCGGTTTCTGGTGCGCCGCAGCGCCCGGGGAGGCCGCCGCTTTGGTCGCCGGGGATCCGCGGCGGTTCTTCATCCCGCCGTATGTGGGACATCGGGGGTGGCTGGGGGTCTACCTCGACGTCGACGGCGTGGATTGGGACGAGATCGCCGAGATCGTCACCGATGCCTATCGTCACGTCGCCCCAAAGAGACTCGTCGCTCTTCTGGAGGATTAG
- a CDS encoding DUF4245 domain-containing protein: MSTEAGPAPKRGRLTARRPRDMIISLAILLVPIGLIFVGWRFLMGDQDVNPVDFSETVGEAERAGLPVVEPDGLSGDWVPISHSVDEEKGAVTLRIGYLTPDEAGLQLVESDAKPDAVIDAALGEESPTKTGSTEVAGREWQTYTTADGHSAFVSTDDDMTIAVVGDAASRELKEFTAALD; the protein is encoded by the coding sequence ATGAGCACCGAAGCAGGACCCGCGCCCAAACGCGGTCGCCTCACCGCGCGACGCCCCCGGGACATGATCATCTCGCTGGCGATCCTGCTGGTGCCGATCGGACTGATCTTCGTCGGCTGGCGGTTCCTCATGGGCGATCAGGACGTCAATCCGGTGGACTTCAGCGAGACCGTCGGCGAGGCCGAACGGGCCGGGCTGCCGGTCGTCGAGCCGGACGGACTGTCCGGCGACTGGGTGCCGATCAGCCACAGCGTCGACGAGGAGAAGGGCGCCGTGACGTTGCGGATCGGGTACCTGACCCCGGACGAGGCGGGCTTGCAGCTGGTGGAGAGCGACGCGAAACCCGACGCGGTCATCGACGCGGCGCTGGGGGAGGAGAGCCCGACCAAGACCGGTTCGACCGAGGTCGCCGGACGGGAGTGGCAGACCTACACGACCGCCGACGGACACAGCGCCTTCGTGTCCACTGACGACGACATGACCATCGCGGTGGTCGGGGACGCCGCGTCGCGGGAGCTGAAGGAGTTCACCGCCGCGCTCGACTGA
- the glpX gene encoding class II fructose-bisphosphatase: protein MSVRKTEELDRNLGLDLVRVTEAAAMAAGRWVGRGDKEGGDGAAVDAMRQLINSVPMRGTVVIGEGEKDNAPMLYNGESVGDGTGAGVDVAVDPIDGTTLMAKGMPNALAVLAVAERGAMFDPSAVFYMEKLAVGPECADVIDITAPTHENLRRIAKAKHSAVSDVTVCVLDRPRHETLVREIRETGARIRFISDGDVAGAISAAREASDVDVLMGIGGTPEGIITAVALHCLGGAMQARLWPKDDAERVKATDAGHDLGRVLELGDLVTGENMFFCATGVTSGDLLRGVRYQRGGAYTQSIVMRSKSGTTRVIDSFHRLEKLRNYSMVDFD, encoded by the coding sequence ATGTCCGTCCGCAAAACCGAAGAACTCGACCGCAACCTCGGCCTGGATCTGGTGCGGGTCACCGAGGCCGCCGCGATGGCCGCCGGACGCTGGGTGGGGCGCGGCGACAAGGAGGGCGGCGACGGGGCCGCCGTGGACGCGATGCGTCAGCTCATCAACTCGGTGCCGATGCGCGGCACCGTCGTCATCGGCGAGGGCGAGAAGGACAACGCCCCGATGCTCTACAACGGAGAGTCGGTGGGCGACGGCACCGGCGCGGGCGTCGACGTCGCCGTCGACCCGATCGACGGCACCACCCTGATGGCCAAGGGCATGCCCAACGCGCTGGCGGTGCTGGCCGTGGCCGAACGCGGCGCCATGTTCGACCCCTCGGCGGTGTTCTACATGGAGAAACTGGCCGTCGGCCCCGAATGCGCCGACGTCATCGACATCACCGCCCCCACGCATGAGAACCTGCGCCGCATCGCCAAGGCCAAGCATTCGGCGGTCTCGGACGTGACCGTGTGCGTCCTGGACCGGCCCCGCCACGAGACCCTGGTGCGGGAGATCCGCGAGACCGGCGCCCGGATCCGGTTCATCTCCGACGGCGACGTCGCCGGTGCCATCTCCGCGGCCCGCGAGGCCAGCGACGTCGACGTCCTGATGGGCATCGGCGGCACCCCCGAGGGCATCATCACCGCGGTGGCGCTGCACTGTCTGGGCGGCGCCATGCAGGCCCGGCTGTGGCCCAAGGACGACGCCGAACGGGTCAAGGCGACCGACGCCGGTCACGACCTGGGCCGGGTGCTGGAACTGGGCGACCTGGTGACCGGCGAGAACATGTTCTTCTGCGCCACCGGCGTCACCTCCGGCGACCTGCTGCGCGGGGTGCGCTACCAGCGCGGCGGCGCCTACACGCAGTCCATCGTGATGCGGTCCAAGTCCGGGACGACGCGGGTCATCGACTCGTTCCACCGGCTGGAGAAGCTGCGCAACTACTCCATGGTGGACTTCGACTGA
- a CDS encoding nucleotidyltransferase domain-containing protein, which produces MKYPALIDRLTAAFSAEPRVLGVFLIGSRGRGTADDHSDVDLLLCAEPEHHTGLCDDMPQLVAEATETVHSQRVGTLPVFTYIAAGWLRFDISVASPAELMLRAPENLTVLFDRTSLTETITGTPVPVEPDAATVEAMTREFLRVLGLLPVVLGRGEHALGVAGFGLLHGMLVQALRLTARVVDPGGVLSLKHLIPEDVYQRLEEIPAVEAEPASLIDAHLACARLFLPTAHRLHEKTGADWPTAMAEALETHLRKTVDERFAALTTWR; this is translated from the coding sequence ATGAAGTACCCCGCCCTGATCGACCGCCTCACCGCCGCTTTCAGCGCCGAGCCAAGGGTTCTGGGTGTTTTCCTCATCGGCAGCCGCGGTCGCGGCACCGCCGACGACCACAGCGACGTCGACCTGCTCCTGTGCGCCGAACCCGAGCACCACACTGGACTGTGCGACGACATGCCACAGCTGGTCGCCGAGGCCACCGAGACCGTCCACTCGCAACGCGTCGGCACCCTCCCGGTCTTCACCTACATCGCCGCTGGCTGGCTGCGCTTCGACATCTCCGTCGCCAGCCCCGCCGAGCTCATGCTCCGCGCTCCCGAGAATCTCACCGTCCTGTTCGACCGCACCTCGCTCACCGAAACGATCACCGGCACGCCGGTCCCGGTGGAACCCGACGCGGCCACGGTCGAGGCGATGACCCGCGAGTTCCTGCGCGTCCTGGGCCTGCTCCCCGTCGTCCTGGGCCGCGGCGAACACGCCCTCGGCGTGGCCGGATTCGGCCTCCTGCACGGCATGCTGGTCCAGGCTCTCCGCCTCACCGCCCGCGTCGTCGACCCCGGCGGCGTGCTGAGCCTCAAACACCTCATCCCCGAGGACGTCTACCAACGCCTGGAAGAGATCCCCGCCGTCGAAGCCGAACCGGCGTCCCTCATCGACGCCCACCTGGCCTGCGCGCGCCTGTTCCTGCCCACGGCCCACCGTCTCCACGAGAAGACCGGCGCCGACTGGCCCACGGCCATGGCCGAAGCCCTCGAAACCCACCTGCGCAAGACGGTCGACGAACGCTTCGCCGCCCTCACCACCTGGCGCTGA
- a CDS encoding DUF6351 family protein, which yields MSRLTSRQGRSVGAVVALVAVMIVGTFAVATPASAAGPRLKLSVLSSRADVVSGGDALIRVTVKGVEPRQVRVDVDGEDITGKLREGDRPNRLEALVTGLPEGDSTITAEAADDSGRPDRLVVTNHPAVGPIFSGPHQKPFICDTAHFKLAVGGTLGEPIDADCSVKTRVDYVYRNVHGEFRALPPDVTRPKDLAYTTTSTGENVPYIVRVETGTRDRGIYETSILHDPQTPEPDPWTRPDGWNERLVYKFGGGCPRGWYIQGRATAGVVDHGLLSRGYAVASSTLNVFGNSCNDLLAAESMSMVKERFVESYGRPAFTLGHGASGGAYQSHQIGDNYPGLVDGILVGASFPEVGFATIHTITDAWLLHRYFTETAPGRFTEEQQKAISGFGVWKTLPNLASAGRRIDPRVFCPAQLPVELRYHPQDNPDGARCDVYSHTVNVYGWDESGNAPRRPLDNVGIPYGLRALTRGDISVDDFLDLNDRIGGFDADANLIPERTEADLEATAIAYRTGRLLNGGGGLSRIPIVDYRDYQDDASGGDIHLRVHGFATRERLREANGRTDNHVMLTEERGHGGFNTDPATVAGRALSELDAWVTATAADSDPADSRLDRIARNRPQWLSDSCWTKGDAPQRIWEKQRPDTSGSRCAELYPVWPTPRLVAGGPLANDIVKCQVVDLGDTKVGARLTARQRDRAERVFPHGVCDWSRPGVEQQPLEGTWLKF from the coding sequence ATGAGCAGACTTACTTCGCGGCAGGGGCGATCGGTGGGCGCGGTGGTCGCGCTGGTCGCCGTGATGATCGTCGGGACGTTCGCGGTGGCGACTCCGGCCAGCGCGGCGGGGCCCCGGTTGAAGTTGTCGGTGCTGTCGTCTCGGGCCGACGTGGTATCCGGGGGTGACGCCCTGATCCGGGTCACCGTCAAGGGTGTAGAGCCGCGACAGGTTCGGGTGGACGTGGACGGGGAGGACATCACCGGGAAGCTGCGGGAGGGTGACCGGCCGAATCGGCTGGAGGCGCTGGTGACGGGTCTGCCCGAAGGGGACAGCACGATCACCGCCGAGGCCGCCGACGACAGCGGCAGGCCGGACCGGCTGGTGGTGACGAACCATCCCGCCGTGGGGCCGATCTTCTCGGGGCCGCACCAGAAGCCGTTCATCTGTGACACCGCGCATTTCAAGCTCGCCGTCGGCGGCACCCTGGGGGAGCCGATCGATGCGGACTGCTCGGTCAAGACCAGAGTGGACTACGTGTATCGCAACGTGCACGGGGAGTTCCGGGCGCTGCCGCCGGACGTGACTCGGCCCAAGGACCTGGCGTACACGACGACCAGCACCGGCGAGAACGTGCCGTACATCGTCCGGGTCGAGACCGGGACCCGGGACCGGGGCATCTACGAGACCTCGATCCTGCACGATCCACAAACGCCCGAGCCGGATCCGTGGACCCGGCCGGACGGGTGGAACGAGCGCCTGGTGTACAAGTTCGGCGGCGGTTGCCCGCGTGGGTGGTACATCCAGGGACGGGCCACGGCCGGGGTCGTCGACCATGGCCTGCTGTCGCGGGGGTACGCGGTGGCGTCGTCGACGTTGAACGTCTTCGGCAACAGCTGCAACGATCTGCTGGCCGCCGAGTCGATGTCGATGGTCAAGGAGCGGTTCGTCGAGAGCTACGGTCGTCCGGCGTTCACCCTGGGGCACGGGGCTTCGGGTGGCGCGTACCAGTCGCACCAGATCGGCGACAACTATCCGGGCCTTGTGGACGGGATCCTGGTCGGGGCCAGTTTCCCGGAGGTGGGTTTCGCTACCATCCACACCATCACCGACGCGTGGCTGCTGCACCGGTACTTCACGGAGACCGCGCCGGGGCGGTTCACCGAGGAGCAGCAGAAGGCCATCTCGGGTTTCGGGGTGTGGAAGACACTGCCGAACCTGGCCTCGGCGGGGCGTCGTATCGATCCAAGGGTGTTCTGTCCCGCGCAGCTTCCGGTGGAGTTGCGGTACCACCCGCAGGACAACCCGGACGGGGCCCGCTGTGACGTGTACTCCCACACCGTCAACGTGTACGGCTGGGACGAGTCCGGCAACGCTCCCCGGCGGCCGTTGGACAACGTCGGGATTCCCTACGGCCTCAGGGCATTGACGCGCGGCGACATCTCGGTGGACGACTTCCTCGATCTCAACGACCGCATCGGCGGCTTCGACGCCGACGCGAACCTGATTCCCGAGCGCACCGAGGCCGACCTGGAGGCCACCGCGATCGCCTATCGCACCGGGCGGCTGCTCAACGGGGGCGGCGGCCTGTCGCGAATACCCATCGTGGACTACCGCGACTACCAGGACGACGCCTCCGGCGGCGACATCCATCTGCGGGTCCACGGCTTCGCCACCCGGGAGCGGTTGCGGGAGGCCAACGGGCGCACCGACAACCACGTGATGTTGACCGAGGAACGCGGCCACGGCGGCTTCAACACCGATCCGGCGACCGTGGCCGGGCGGGCGCTGTCGGAGCTGGACGCGTGGGTGACCGCCACGGCCGCCGACTCCGACCCCGCCGATTCGCGGCTGGACCGGATCGCGCGCAACCGGCCGCAGTGGCTTTCCGATTCGTGCTGGACCAAAGGCGATGCGCCGCAACGTATCTGGGAGAAGCAGCGTCCGGACACCAGCGGTTCCCGTTGTGCCGAGCTGTATCCGGTGTGGCCAACTCCACGTTTGGTCGCCGGCGGGCCGCTGGCCAATGACATCGTCAAATGCCAGGTCGTCGATCTGGGCGATACGAAAGTGGGGGCGAGACTGACCGCCCGGCAACGCGACCGCGCCGAACGGGTCTTCCCGCACGGTGTCTGCGACTGGTCCCGTCCCGGTGTCGAGCAGCAGCCCCTGGAGGGCACCTGGCTGAAGTTCTGA